One genomic region from Ferrimicrobium sp. encodes:
- a CDS encoding NADH-quinone oxidoreductase subunit C gives MTSRNEISISEPGELVALLSELAVDPEQAPRTYRRLQAIWARRSPEGIELSYLASSEQREPFKLWRLVVAPGLSVPSLAALIPLAGSYEREITDLYGIRFMGSPDQRRFVLHEGSRAPDGFLGLDGNYSDPCAFVPTPMEMPAVGGEDLQQLRFGPVRADVVESGSFTFSYAGEGIVHLETRLFYKHRGMETRFEGRSIQAGSLLAERVSGIDSVAHALAFALACEDALQLNVSTRAQQLRVLLAELERLYNHLQYFGLLSKLTTLKVADAEGHYLAELVKQLNARLSGGRFLRGLIVPGGLRRDLVTDGVGDALTELEDQARSYLDALARTRSYRDRLETTGILSAQVALAQGATGPVERASGLDRDLRRDHPYSGYEHYHFAVPDATTGDARARALVREYEIFASFAIVRQVLAQLEDGPVLVDDDRRGSSDAFCGMGWVEATRGTLIYVVYGNGGSLSRVKIKEPSFSNWRVFPYTVDGTNMMDYAINEASFGLSVAGNDR, from the coding sequence ATGACGTCGCGGAATGAGATCTCCATTAGCGAACCGGGCGAACTGGTCGCCCTCCTCTCCGAACTCGCCGTTGATCCGGAGCAAGCGCCACGCACCTACCGGCGCCTGCAGGCAATCTGGGCACGTCGAAGCCCAGAGGGAATCGAGCTGAGCTATCTCGCCAGCAGTGAACAGCGTGAACCCTTCAAGCTGTGGAGACTCGTTGTGGCACCTGGTTTGAGTGTGCCGTCGCTGGCTGCGCTGATTCCGTTGGCGGGTTCTTATGAACGCGAAATCACCGATCTGTATGGGATCCGGTTCATGGGTTCCCCTGATCAGCGGCGGTTCGTCTTACATGAGGGTTCTCGTGCGCCAGATGGCTTTCTCGGACTGGATGGGAACTACTCGGACCCATGTGCGTTTGTGCCAACCCCAATGGAGATGCCAGCGGTTGGGGGTGAGGACCTACAACAGCTACGTTTCGGTCCTGTTCGCGCAGATGTGGTGGAGTCTGGGAGCTTTACCTTCTCCTACGCGGGCGAGGGTATCGTTCACTTAGAGACCAGGCTGTTTTACAAACATCGGGGTATGGAGACCCGCTTTGAGGGGAGATCAATTCAGGCCGGATCGCTACTCGCTGAACGCGTTTCGGGCATTGATAGCGTAGCTCACGCGCTCGCGTTTGCACTCGCCTGTGAAGATGCACTCCAACTTAATGTCTCGACTCGAGCACAGCAGCTGCGTGTGCTCCTCGCTGAACTGGAACGATTGTATAACCATCTCCAATACTTCGGCCTGTTGTCGAAGTTGACGACGTTGAAGGTGGCCGATGCGGAGGGGCACTATCTGGCAGAGCTTGTCAAGCAGCTGAACGCTCGGCTGAGCGGAGGCCGCTTCCTTCGTGGTCTGATTGTGCCAGGTGGGTTGCGTCGCGATCTTGTAACCGATGGAGTTGGGGATGCCTTGACCGAATTGGAGGACCAAGCGCGTAGCTACCTCGATGCCTTAGCGCGAACACGTAGCTATCGTGATCGACTTGAGACCACTGGTATACTGAGCGCACAAGTGGCGCTCGCGCAGGGGGCTACTGGTCCGGTTGAACGTGCAAGTGGGCTGGATCGCGATCTTCGCCGCGACCATCCCTACAGCGGCTACGAGCACTATCACTTTGCAGTGCCCGATGCAACAACGGGCGACGCACGGGCTCGCGCGCTGGTCCGGGAGTATGAGATTTTTGCCTCCTTTGCCATCGTGCGCCAGGTGCTTGCCCAGCTTGAGGATGGTCCGGTCCTGGTTGACGATGATCGCAGGGGATCGTCGGATGCCTTTTGCGGGATGGGTTGGGTAGAGGCTACCCGTGGGACCCTGATCTATGTGGTCTACGGCAACGGGGGATCCTTGTCGAGAGTGAAGATCAAGGAGCCATCCTTTTCGAACTGGCGTGTCTTTCCCTACACCGTCGATGGAACCAACATGATGGATTACGCGATCAACGAGGCGAGCTTTGGCCTTTCGGTGGCCGGGAATGATCGATAG
- the nuoB gene encoding NADH-quinone oxidoreductase subunit NuoB, giving the protein MSIWTYRGLRGGVKTVGWPLDEVPGMKGLPVPNVDRCPEGCDRCARSCPTEAITIDEGAVELDHGACIDCNLCVEECPFEVLTRPTSLTRANSDRDALRRSYNVEPAPPTLQPTKGQRRLRKSLFVRHIDCGSCNGCESEIAALDNPYYNLHRFGVFFTPSPRFADVLLVTGPVTSPMYDPLVSTYEAMPEPKYVIATGVCAISGGTNGGGYNAHRGLGGVVPVDLWLPGCPPHPAVIADALLALVGRA; this is encoded by the coding sequence GTGTCGATATGGACCTATCGCGGGCTTCGAGGCGGAGTAAAGACCGTCGGATGGCCACTCGACGAGGTGCCTGGGATGAAGGGCCTGCCGGTGCCCAACGTCGATCGTTGTCCAGAGGGTTGCGATCGCTGCGCTCGGAGCTGTCCGACGGAGGCGATTACTATCGACGAAGGTGCGGTAGAACTCGATCATGGTGCTTGCATCGATTGCAACTTATGCGTTGAGGAGTGCCCGTTTGAAGTCCTGACGCGTCCGACCAGCCTGACCCGGGCCAACAGTGATCGCGATGCGTTGCGCCGCAGCTACAACGTTGAACCTGCTCCGCCCACGTTGCAACCCACGAAAGGCCAGCGACGGTTGCGCAAAAGTCTCTTTGTGCGCCATATCGACTGTGGCTCGTGCAATGGGTGTGAATCAGAGATCGCTGCGCTCGATAACCCTTACTACAACCTGCATCGATTTGGTGTGTTCTTCACCCCATCGCCCCGATTTGCGGATGTGTTATTAGTCACAGGACCAGTGACGAGTCCCATGTATGACCCTCTCGTCTCGACGTATGAGGCGATGCCGGAACCGAAGTACGTGATCGCCACCGGTGTCTGTGCGATCTCCGGTGGGACCAACGGCGGTGGCTACAACGCACACCGAGGTCTCGGTGGAGTCGTTCCGGTCGATCTATGGCTCCCTGGATGTCCACCACATCCGGCGGTCATCGCTGATGCACTACTCGCGCTTGTGGGAAGAGCTTGA
- a CDS encoding transglycosylase family protein, giving the protein MKEYEGWSSNGAMPVRTVAKGLAFTAGLIGVVVIPAPSTQLTSASQATLQAQATQLSAQISAQSAEIRLVAVQASAARHQLAVDRANLARGTAQLVHERVQMAGEKSLLVQLAIAKFTDASGSSGVINALNTDQNSVAAQSTYESVASGYVVNVITNYQRDQQAVTALVAYDAHQVSAATQAQQSLSQDLASLQSGVANEQAALASVHGQIAALVQQQLAQQAAQQAALLQQQQAAAQQQAAAQQQAAAQQQAAAQQQAAAQQQAVTPQPQAQGAPSAAGVSVAVSSGGAGSQWGGTPAPPSAQAFAALRNCESGGNYQDNTGNGYFGAYQFSPSTWTGLRFAGLPSAASPATQNQAAEVEQRQGGWSAWPECSLILGLD; this is encoded by the coding sequence ATGAAGGAATACGAAGGATGGAGTTCTAACGGGGCGATGCCAGTGAGAACAGTTGCTAAGGGACTTGCTTTCACTGCAGGGTTGATTGGGGTGGTGGTTATACCTGCCCCGTCCACGCAGTTGACGAGTGCTTCTCAGGCGACGCTCCAAGCGCAAGCAACCCAGCTCAGTGCCCAGATCTCAGCTCAATCTGCCGAGATTCGTCTAGTGGCCGTTCAGGCGAGTGCTGCGCGTCATCAGCTTGCCGTTGATCGCGCAAATCTGGCACGGGGAACTGCTCAACTAGTACATGAGCGAGTTCAGATGGCTGGCGAGAAAAGTCTTTTAGTGCAGTTGGCCATCGCGAAGTTTACGGATGCCTCGGGCTCGAGTGGGGTTATCAATGCCCTCAACACCGATCAGAATAGTGTGGCAGCTCAGTCAACCTATGAGAGTGTGGCGAGTGGCTACGTCGTGAACGTTATCACCAACTACCAGCGGGATCAGCAGGCCGTCACCGCCCTTGTGGCCTATGATGCGCATCAGGTGTCGGCCGCGACTCAGGCACAGCAGTCGCTCAGTCAGGACCTGGCATCGCTCCAATCAGGAGTCGCCAACGAACAGGCTGCGTTGGCTTCGGTGCACGGTCAGATTGCAGCGCTGGTGCAACAGCAGCTTGCCCAACAAGCTGCCCAACAAGCCGCTCTGCTCCAACAACAACAGGCCGCCGCCCAACAACAGGCTGCCGCCCAACAACAGGCCGCCGCCCAACAACAGGCCGCCGCCCAACAACAGGCCGCCGCCCAACAACAGGCGGTCACGCCACAACCCCAGGCCCAGGGTGCACCGAGCGCTGCAGGGGTCAGTGTTGCGGTCTCGAGTGGAGGTGCTGGCAGCCAGTGGGGAGGAACGCCCGCGCCACCATCGGCGCAGGCCTTTGCTGCGTTGCGTAACTGTGAATCCGGGGGCAATTATCAGGACAATACCGGCAATGGCTACTTCGGCGCCTACCAATTCTCGCCCTCGACGTGGACGGGACTCAGGTTTGCTGGGTTACCGTCGGCTGCGAGTCCCGCCACACAGAACCAGGCTGCCGAGGTCGAGCAACGGCAAGGTGGATGGTCGGCTTGGCCAGAGTGCTCGCTCATTCTTGGTCTCGATTAG
- a CDS encoding proton-conducting transporter membrane subunit, protein MSVPQVATLGMAIAATLLILSVGLHLARLSSWSPALAHKVVLVGVLVALVADIVGLPSGTSSLHLFVLENQPLVWRLDTAALLILAPAWLAVALAVAVRRDRGGWWSLGVAIALLGVLCLAGLNNGASMIVGWELMSLGSAVMILSNRSDTNGSKATLTMLALLEVGSVALIMAVALLGPNLGFADFRGDWAARGVVVSSIIGLLFLVGFGAKLGIAPLYAWVAEAYGCADGPTGAILSSLILNTAYFALGRALLRWLPVHASSTLFLGVTVAALGMLSAIIAILYAFQQRDWLRLLSLSGVENGGIAIAALGAALIFQAGGQQELAGLCWLIGILHLMGHSLAKASLFLAASVKKERDGNYRIVQIGLGHEYPWTVGVGGLIASMSLSAMPPAMGFVTEWLLFEALFHDFTLVSLAGRTTLILVGAGLALSAALSLATLVKLYGVGLLGARRPGRSVIAGRRLAVLVLGLANLAGAISLVFWEPLMWRASWPDPASAKALVNGLLIVPLSAGFAFISPVKFVIVGVLFACVPVGLALRRSRPRRVPPWSGGETVDLVASATTAFGFSNPLRTVYSFLYRPKTSSERSYRDHGYVLERATYHAGEAPILGAGLIQSLRRGVNRLARVLSPLQGGQLNVYLSYLLILFLIAMIAIFVH, encoded by the coding sequence ATGAGCGTCCCCCAGGTTGCCACCCTTGGCATGGCGATTGCTGCAACCCTGTTGATTCTGAGTGTTGGTCTTCATCTGGCGCGCCTCTCTTCCTGGAGCCCAGCGCTTGCGCATAAGGTGGTGTTGGTTGGCGTGCTCGTAGCGTTGGTCGCCGATATCGTTGGCCTGCCAAGCGGAACGAGTTCGCTGCATCTGTTCGTCCTAGAGAATCAGCCGCTGGTGTGGCGCTTGGACACCGCAGCGTTGCTGATCTTGGCCCCTGCTTGGTTGGCGGTTGCCTTGGCGGTCGCGGTACGCCGCGATCGGGGCGGTTGGTGGTCACTTGGTGTCGCGATTGCATTGCTTGGTGTACTCTGTCTTGCTGGGTTGAACAATGGTGCCTCAATGATCGTGGGTTGGGAGCTCATGAGTCTGGGTAGCGCGGTGATGATCCTTTCCAACCGATCCGATACGAACGGCTCGAAGGCGACACTGACGATGCTGGCACTCCTTGAGGTCGGCAGTGTCGCTCTGATCATGGCGGTAGCCCTTTTGGGGCCAAACCTTGGATTCGCCGATTTCCGGGGCGACTGGGCCGCGCGCGGCGTTGTGGTCTCCTCCATTATCGGGCTGCTATTCCTGGTGGGCTTTGGAGCCAAACTAGGGATCGCGCCGTTGTATGCGTGGGTGGCAGAGGCGTACGGGTGCGCTGATGGGCCAACCGGTGCTATCCTCTCATCGCTCATTCTGAACACCGCCTACTTCGCTTTGGGTCGTGCGCTGCTGCGATGGCTTCCGGTTCATGCGAGCTCGACACTATTCCTCGGGGTGACGGTCGCAGCTCTTGGCATGCTCTCGGCGATCATCGCTATTCTTTACGCTTTTCAGCAGCGAGATTGGCTCCGACTGCTCTCCTTGTCAGGTGTTGAAAATGGGGGTATCGCCATTGCGGCACTTGGAGCGGCGCTGATTTTCCAGGCGGGAGGGCAACAAGAACTTGCCGGACTCTGCTGGTTGATTGGGATCCTGCATCTGATGGGCCATAGCCTTGCGAAGGCAAGCCTCTTTCTTGCGGCATCAGTCAAAAAGGAGCGCGATGGGAACTATCGGATCGTCCAGATCGGTCTTGGACATGAGTACCCGTGGACGGTTGGTGTCGGAGGCTTGATCGCATCGATGAGCCTGTCGGCCATGCCACCAGCGATGGGTTTTGTCACCGAGTGGCTGCTCTTTGAGGCACTTTTCCATGACTTCACGCTTGTCTCCTTGGCAGGGAGGACGACGCTGATTCTGGTGGGGGCGGGACTTGCGCTCTCAGCGGCACTGAGTCTGGCGACGCTCGTGAAACTCTACGGCGTAGGGCTCCTGGGTGCGAGGCGGCCAGGCAGATCGGTTATCGCCGGTCGCCGACTCGCGGTACTCGTTCTTGGGTTGGCAAATCTTGCTGGGGCTATCAGTCTCGTGTTTTGGGAACCATTGATGTGGCGCGCTTCCTGGCCAGATCCCGCGAGTGCGAAGGCGCTGGTGAATGGGTTGTTGATCGTCCCTCTGTCAGCTGGCTTTGCCTTTATCTCGCCGGTCAAATTTGTGATCGTCGGGGTACTCTTTGCGTGTGTGCCGGTCGGCTTGGCACTGCGGCGGTCAAGACCGCGTCGTGTGCCGCCCTGGAGTGGTGGGGAGACGGTGGACTTGGTAGCGAGTGCGACCACCGCTTTTGGTTTCTCTAATCCGCTGCGGACCGTCTATTCGTTCCTCTATCGGCCGAAGACGTCATCCGAGCGCTCCTACCGTGATCACGGTTACGTACTCGAACGGGCCACCTACCACGCCGGAGAAGCTCCGATTCTTGGAGCTGGTTTGATCCAATCGTTGCGAAGGGGCGTCAACCGGCTCGCTCGCGTGCTGAGTCCGCTTCAGGGAGGTCAGCTCAACGTGTATCTGAGCTACTTACTCATTCTGTTCCTGATCGCGATGATCGCGATTTTTGTGCACTGA
- a CDS encoding NADH-quinone oxidoreductase subunit H has product MSEVLLQVSQVLTILLLSPLVHGFIVAAEERVQGNQGPSIVQPYRDLWKYFHKEQLVPTTASFIFWLTPIVAFVAMMIVPMLIPVLTNFPLPLSNIGDILGGGLILTLAAFFLSLSGLDTGHPFGGMGSSRESILAILAEPSLIMVFIGITLLAESMLPFVVNHLLVASLAIYLSPAHLFFVAAFLILLTVETERLPIHSSIHYEVYMIGEARILEYSGPMLGLIRWSSWMKQAILYTIFVNVLAIPWGLSSNGSVPTVALSVVVLLGKWLLVAVVMVVVETVQSRLRFFRYQEPLALALVLAVLAVVARQVV; this is encoded by the coding sequence GTGAGCGAGGTGTTGCTACAGGTCTCCCAAGTGCTGACTATTCTGTTGCTTTCGCCATTGGTCCATGGTTTCATCGTTGCTGCCGAAGAGCGTGTGCAGGGAAACCAAGGACCCTCGATAGTACAGCCCTATCGAGATCTATGGAAGTACTTCCACAAGGAGCAGTTGGTACCAACGACCGCATCGTTCATCTTCTGGCTGACACCGATCGTTGCCTTTGTTGCGATGATGATTGTGCCGATGTTGATCCCTGTTTTGACAAACTTCCCATTGCCGCTCTCCAACATCGGTGACATACTCGGTGGTGGCCTCATTCTGACGCTGGCGGCGTTCTTTCTGAGTCTTTCGGGACTTGATACCGGACATCCCTTTGGAGGTATGGGCAGTTCGCGAGAGTCGATCCTTGCGATCCTTGCTGAACCGAGCCTCATTATGGTCTTCATCGGCATCACATTGTTGGCGGAGTCGATGCTTCCTTTCGTGGTCAATCACCTTCTTGTGGCGAGCCTTGCCATCTATCTCAGTCCCGCCCATCTCTTTTTCGTGGCGGCGTTTTTGATCTTGCTGACGGTGGAGACTGAGCGACTGCCAATCCATTCCTCGATTCATTACGAGGTCTACATGATCGGAGAGGCACGCATTCTCGAATACTCGGGTCCGATGCTTGGCCTCATTCGGTGGTCGTCGTGGATGAAACAGGCCATTCTCTACACGATCTTTGTGAACGTCCTCGCCATCCCCTGGGGGCTCTCCTCGAATGGATCGGTCCCAACGGTCGCGCTGAGCGTGGTGGTTCTATTGGGCAAGTGGCTCTTGGTCGCCGTTGTCATGGTAGTGGTGGAGACGGTTCAGTCGAGATTGCGGTTCTTCCGCTACCAGGAACCACTTGCTCTCGCCCTCGTCTTGGCGGTTCTGGCCGTGGTCGCAAGGCAGGTGGTATGA
- a CDS encoding proton-conducting transporter membrane subunit: MIWILVFIILAVTGAAALLSLIAPRPVVAESVNLTAAVVDLALILWLLVIVPSRGVVGVDSLLLIDPFGVWVLVCLGLVYLSATVYARGYLRGQGRSPRSLRIFYSLFACFALVMILSPIQNNPGLYWVGIDLTTLISAILVGLEPHRRAIEAAWKYLVIVAVGLSLALIGTVLFYFAGTFVRGASYPMTWESFERIAPKADPTLLLVAFLLVLIGYGTKAGLAPMHTWLPDAHSEGPTPVSAMLSGGLLNCAMLGIVRYLGILRRTSMGGDASRALVLLGVTSLVVAALFITRQRGIKRLAAYSSVEHIGIIALGFGFGGVLGTVGALYQMVNHSLTKSAVFFGAGNAIESYGTRQIAGIRRIGDRFPVMGAAWLAAAVAAVGAPPFGLFLSELTIARGGIASANPWAVGVMGVALIVIFVGFMTHFRKMFFSGPRPQGSAASARQVSLPLTSVAPMVVAMALVLVLGVWWPQPLWVYFTHIAATFGGH; encoded by the coding sequence ATGATTTGGATACTTGTCTTTATCATCTTGGCGGTCACCGGCGCGGCAGCACTACTGTCGCTCATCGCTCCGAGACCTGTCGTAGCGGAGTCGGTGAACCTCACGGCCGCCGTGGTGGACCTTGCGCTCATCCTTTGGCTGTTAGTGATTGTGCCTAGTCGTGGTGTCGTCGGTGTTGATTCCCTTTTGTTGATCGATCCATTCGGGGTGTGGGTGCTGGTGTGTCTAGGGTTGGTCTATCTCTCTGCAACCGTGTACGCCCGTGGCTATCTCCGTGGTCAGGGGCGTTCGCCGCGTTCGCTGCGCATCTTCTATAGCTTGTTCGCTTGCTTTGCCCTGGTGATGATCCTGTCGCCGATTCAGAACAATCCTGGATTGTACTGGGTAGGCATTGACCTCACCACGTTGATCAGTGCCATTCTTGTCGGATTAGAGCCGCACCGACGTGCCATTGAGGCGGCTTGGAAGTATCTGGTCATCGTTGCGGTAGGGTTATCACTTGCCCTGATCGGCACCGTTCTTTTCTATTTTGCAGGCACCTTCGTGCGAGGCGCCAGTTATCCGATGACATGGGAGAGTTTTGAACGGATTGCCCCTAAGGCGGATCCAACGCTGCTGCTGGTGGCCTTCTTGCTCGTTCTCATCGGTTATGGCACCAAGGCTGGCCTCGCTCCGATGCATACCTGGTTACCCGATGCCCACAGCGAAGGTCCAACTCCGGTCTCGGCGATGCTCTCTGGTGGGCTCTTGAACTGCGCGATGTTGGGGATCGTACGTTACCTCGGAATCTTGCGTCGAACAAGCATGGGTGGGGATGCGAGCCGGGCCCTTGTGCTGCTGGGAGTGACAAGCCTGGTGGTGGCTGCATTGTTCATCACGCGCCAGCGAGGTATCAAGCGACTCGCGGCCTACTCGAGTGTTGAACATATCGGAATCATTGCTCTCGGTTTTGGCTTTGGTGGGGTGCTCGGAACCGTTGGCGCACTGTATCAGATGGTCAATCATTCGCTCACCAAGTCCGCAGTGTTCTTTGGTGCCGGCAATGCGATTGAGTCCTATGGCACTCGACAGATTGCTGGTATCCGTCGTATCGGGGATCGTTTTCCGGTCATGGGTGCCGCCTGGCTCGCCGCGGCGGTAGCCGCCGTAGGGGCTCCTCCGTTTGGCCTCTTTCTAAGCGAGTTGACCATCGCTCGAGGTGGAATCGCGAGCGCTAACCCTTGGGCAGTTGGTGTTATGGGTGTGGCGTTGATCGTCATCTTTGTTGGTTTCATGACCCACTTTCGCAAGATGTTCTTCTCGGGCCCTCGGCCGCAAGGCTCTGCGGCTAGTGCACGTCAGGTTTCGCTTCCTCTAACGTCAGTGGCTCCCATGGTCGTAGCGATGGCACTTGTCCTTGTGCTCGGCGTTTGGTGGCCTCAACCCCTTTGGGTCTACTTCACGCACATCGCTGCAACGTTTGGAGGTCACTGA
- a CDS encoding cobyric acid synthase, producing MTSSHARGVLIAGTGSNVGKSLVVTGLLRWCRQRGIAAAPFKGQNMALNSAVTIERGEVARAQAVQARAAGVDLSVTMNPVLIKPTAAQRSQLIVRGHPVGEIASGRWIATKRELLATVVEAFEELSASHELIIAEGAGSAAEINLLEGDLANLRFAQAVGLEAVLVGDLEPGGVFASIYGHYTLLSEEYRSLLRGFVINRVRGDGGILQPGIDVLTRRLGTRWFGNLPLIDGYLPGEDAINLGVTQWSPSGRDGLGSRQRSEAPIRVRVVELPYLANYTDFDPLVLEPDVDLRFVRRPEDLADADLVVLPGTKATVTALSWLRSSGFVPQLEHALGQGCWLLGICGGYQLLADQIEDPIESGVGRVNGLGLLRAQVVFEAEKVLANVVGTAPCFGQARVVGYQIHHGRVVAEEDPFFMLASPDTQEGEVTVREGSCRDGQIYGTTLHGLFDADHLRSPFLTALARARGRSFASQLHFDEFVERSLDQLGEVVGAHLDVAQLLGLERLGG from the coding sequence GTGACGAGTTCCCATGCTCGAGGTGTGTTGATCGCCGGCACCGGCTCCAATGTAGGCAAGTCACTGGTGGTGACGGGTCTCTTGCGTTGGTGTCGCCAGCGAGGGATCGCTGCTGCGCCATTTAAAGGCCAAAATATGGCGTTGAACTCCGCCGTTACGATCGAGCGTGGGGAGGTTGCCCGAGCCCAAGCAGTCCAGGCGCGCGCGGCCGGGGTCGATCTCAGCGTGACGATGAACCCCGTGTTGATCAAGCCAACGGCTGCACAACGATCGCAGTTGATCGTGCGTGGTCATCCAGTTGGCGAGATTGCCAGTGGTCGATGGATAGCGACCAAGCGAGAGCTGCTCGCAACCGTTGTCGAGGCCTTCGAAGAGCTGAGCGCGAGCCACGAACTGATCATCGCGGAGGGAGCGGGCTCCGCCGCTGAGATCAACCTTCTCGAGGGTGATTTGGCAAATCTTCGGTTTGCCCAAGCGGTGGGACTTGAGGCGGTCTTGGTCGGTGACCTCGAGCCAGGGGGTGTCTTTGCATCGATCTATGGTCACTATACGCTCCTATCAGAGGAGTATCGAAGCCTGTTGCGGGGTTTTGTGATCAACCGTGTGAGAGGTGATGGAGGCATTCTTCAGCCCGGTATCGATGTATTGACTCGACGGCTTGGTACCCGGTGGTTCGGCAATCTGCCGCTCATTGACGGCTACCTGCCGGGTGAAGATGCCATCAATCTTGGGGTCACCCAATGGAGTCCGTCGGGAAGGGATGGGCTTGGGAGCCGACAGAGGAGTGAGGCTCCGATTCGGGTGCGCGTGGTGGAGTTGCCCTATCTGGCCAACTACACCGACTTTGATCCACTCGTGCTGGAGCCGGATGTCGATCTTCGTTTTGTTCGTCGCCCCGAGGATCTTGCCGACGCAGATCTGGTAGTGCTGCCCGGAACGAAGGCAACGGTCACCGCTCTGTCGTGGTTGCGCTCCTCTGGATTTGTACCCCAGCTCGAACACGCCCTCGGTCAGGGCTGCTGGCTACTCGGTATTTGTGGTGGTTATCAGCTGTTGGCCGACCAGATCGAGGACCCGATCGAGTCGGGGGTTGGTCGCGTCAACGGCCTCGGCCTCCTGCGAGCGCAGGTGGTCTTCGAGGCAGAGAAGGTGTTAGCCAATGTGGTTGGAACGGCACCTTGTTTTGGGCAAGCGCGGGTGGTCGGCTATCAGATTCACCACGGACGTGTCGTCGCCGAGGAGGACCCGTTTTTCATGTTAGCCAGTCCTGATACCCAAGAGGGGGAAGTGACGGTACGAGAGGGTAGCTGTCGAGATGGCCAGATCTATGGCACCACGCTCCATGGACTCTTCGACGCGGATCATCTGCGATCGCCATTTCTCACAGCGCTCGCTCGTGCCCGTGGGCGTTCCTTTGCGAGCCAGCTGCATTTTGATGAGTTCGTAGAGCGAAGTCTTGACCAACTTGGCGAGGTTGTTGGCGCACACCTTGATGTCGCTCAGCTTCTAGGACTCGAGAGGCTCGGCGGCTAA